The proteins below are encoded in one region of Deinococcus metalli:
- a CDS encoding four-helix bundle copper-binding protein, whose translation MDNQQLLECIDACLACVDACERCAAACLDEPDIAMMRECIRLDRDCADVCAVTARLLMRDSALHAAACALCADACAACAAECGKHDHDHCQACAAACRRCESACRALAA comes from the coding sequence ATGGACAACCAACAGCTGCTGGAGTGTATCGACGCGTGTCTGGCCTGCGTGGATGCCTGTGAACGCTGCGCGGCGGCGTGCCTGGACGAGCCGGACATCGCGATGATGCGCGAGTGTATCCGCCTGGACCGCGACTGCGCCGACGTGTGCGCCGTGACGGCCCGCCTGCTGATGCGCGACAGCGCCCTGCACGCGGCGGCCTGTGCGCTGTGCGCAGACGCCTGCGCGGCCTGCGCCGCCGAGTGCGGCAAGCACGACCATGACCACTGCCAGGCGTGCGCCGCCGCGTGTCGCCGCTGCGAGAGCGCGTGCCGCGCCCTGGCGGCGTAG
- a CDS encoding sensor histidine kinase — protein sequence MTVLPVPTLSPVPESPRAAPALSPPAPDAAAEIRGSVRITTVVTWAALSLHSLLVEPVRDHLALWQVQWWGVANLAFLGTTLLTLHVIARRPRRAVLGLLLAQSVLALVANALLNGSSVQAGLLIAVASQVGLLLPFRQALLWVAGQSGLLLWVLLTHWHNLDAWAFTTGYVCFQVMAIMTVRTAMREIRARRRLAVVVEELHATRALLAEASRSAERLQISRELHDLLGHHLTGLGMHLQVAHHLLPDGPAREHVHTAQGVAHELLDDVRTAVRGMRDASSCDFPLELRALTRGTALTVHVTLPPDVRLDCPVTARVLLRCAQEIVTNAARHARATQLWLEVWRDGPLIRLRAQDDGPGVSTLRFGCGLNGMRERLEGLGGSLDVQTPTGQGVLLHVALPAGGLA from the coding sequence ATGACTGTCCTGCCCGTCCCCACCCTGTCCCCGGTCCCCGAGTCGCCGCGCGCCGCGCCCGCGCTGTCTCCGCCGGCCCCGGACGCGGCCGCCGAGATCCGGGGCAGCGTGCGGATCACCACCGTGGTCACGTGGGCGGCGCTGTCGCTGCACTCGCTGCTCGTCGAACCGGTGCGCGACCACCTGGCGCTGTGGCAGGTGCAGTGGTGGGGCGTGGCGAACCTGGCGTTCCTGGGCACCACACTGCTCACGCTGCACGTGATCGCCCGCCGGCCGAGGCGGGCGGTGCTGGGCCTGCTGCTGGCGCAGTCGGTGCTGGCGCTGGTCGCCAACGCGCTGCTGAACGGCAGCAGCGTGCAGGCTGGCCTGCTGATCGCGGTGGCGTCGCAGGTGGGCCTGCTGCTGCCCTTCCGGCAGGCCCTGCTGTGGGTGGCAGGACAGAGCGGCCTGCTGCTGTGGGTGCTGCTCACGCACTGGCACAACCTGGACGCGTGGGCCTTCACGACCGGCTACGTGTGCTTCCAGGTCATGGCGATCATGACCGTCCGCACCGCCATGCGCGAGATCCGCGCGCGGCGGCGGCTGGCGGTGGTGGTCGAGGAACTGCACGCCACGCGCGCCCTGCTGGCCGAGGCGAGCCGGTCCGCCGAGCGGCTGCAGATCTCGCGGGAACTGCACGACCTGCTGGGGCACCACCTGACGGGCCTGGGCATGCACCTGCAGGTGGCGCACCACCTGCTGCCGGACGGCCCGGCGCGCGAACACGTGCACACGGCGCAGGGGGTGGCGCACGAGCTGCTGGACGACGTGCGCACGGCCGTGCGCGGCATGCGCGACGCGTCGTCGTGCGACTTCCCGCTCGAACTGCGCGCCCTGACGCGCGGCACGGCCCTGACGGTGCACGTGACGCTGCCGCCGGACGTCCGGCTGGACTGCCCGGTCACGGCGCGGGTGCTGCTGCGCTGCGCGCAGGAGATCGTCACGAACGCGGCGCGGCACGCGCGGGCCACCCAGCTGTGGCTGGAGGTGTGGCGCGACGGACCGCTGATCCGGCTGCGGGCGCAGGACGACGGACCCGGCGTGTCCACCCTGCGCTTCGGCTGCGGCCTGAACGGCATGCGCGAGCGCCTGGAGGGCCTGGGCGGCAGCCTGGACGTGCAGACGCCGACCGGGCAGGGCGTCCTGCTGCATGTGGCCCTGCCCGCCGGGGGGCTGGCATGA
- the moaC gene encoding cyclic pyranopterin monophosphate synthase MoaC produces MTDAAPELTHFRDGQPRMVDVTDKAPTTRSATAEAWVRLPPEARAALTAGTNPKGDPLVVARLGGLAGSKRTADLILLCHPIPVTGADVEVTLEDAGVRVQATVRTTAPTGVEMEALTAATVAALNVYDMLKAASKAIEITGVRLLSKTGGKSGDYRAG; encoded by the coding sequence ATGACCGACGCCGCGCCGGAACTCACGCACTTCCGGGACGGCCAGCCGCGCATGGTGGACGTGACGGACAAGGCGCCCACCACCCGCAGCGCGACCGCCGAGGCGTGGGTGCGTCTGCCGCCGGAGGCCCGCGCGGCGCTCACGGCCGGCACGAACCCCAAGGGCGACCCGCTGGTGGTGGCCCGGCTGGGCGGCCTGGCCGGCAGCAAGCGCACCGCCGACCTGATCCTGCTGTGTCACCCGATCCCCGTGACGGGCGCGGACGTCGAGGTGACGCTGGAGGACGCGGGCGTGCGGGTGCAGGCGACCGTCCGCACCACGGCGCCCACCGGCGTGGAGATGGAGGCCCTGACGGCCGCCACGGTGGCCGCCCTGAACGTGTACGACATGCTCAAGGCGGCCAGCAAGGCCATCGAGATCACGGGCGTGCGCCTGCTCTCGAAGACCGGCGGCAAGAGCGGCGACTACCGGGCCGGGTAG
- a CDS encoding polymer-forming cytoskeletal protein yields MGVERRDSADGTGGDARLHVLSLELLHREADGDLGPEDRSALDALPDQVGVDAQRRALAHATALLRALPPLDPPGTVAPGVAADIAVAARLTRPPLPRSVAGEVASAVALATRLAPPAPPRSVAPAVLTEIQGAGLLGHVGAPPLPGSVAAATASDVAWAARLAAPPSLPRSVAGSVLSRMRAQDAPSPLAPPPLSAPSPAATAFTAQPWQSPLVHRRNSAPLTLVVALMVGLTLLAVTTAWPNLAAGALVLRTLIAQVSPLAGLGLALLLLTAALVTWRPRPAMQWAGAGAFAVSALLTLPALADVAARGDVHFGRSVTVQGPVEGNVIAVGGNIDLGPGARVGGEVVTLLGDVHRTPGAQVAGHVSALLGRVPSDPTAVQTAPPDGIGMATAAAFRPVLGWLGSAAWPQVFITLTGGALLLLFVAGLAPMLARRQRHAPVRALALGVLVLSALLLPAFLLAVAGLLGPALVACALAGVLLALGLSVSAYDAGRTLARRLNLPVPDAVGALLGLSAVAATLGEPPLALSVALVGGAWGAGTLLLTRGAGAARA; encoded by the coding sequence ATGGGCGTGGAGCGTCGGGACAGCGCAGACGGCACGGGCGGCGACGCCCGTCTGCACGTGTTGTCGCTAGAGCTGCTGCACCGCGAGGCCGACGGCGACCTGGGTCCAGAGGACCGCTCGGCGCTGGACGCCCTGCCGGATCAGGTCGGCGTGGACGCCCAGCGCCGCGCCCTGGCCCACGCCACCGCGCTGCTGCGCGCCCTGCCGCCGCTCGACCCACCCGGGACCGTGGCGCCCGGCGTGGCCGCCGACATCGCCGTGGCCGCCCGCCTGACCCGCCCGCCCCTGCCGCGCAGCGTGGCCGGCGAGGTCGCGTCGGCCGTGGCGCTCGCCACGCGGCTGGCCCCGCCCGCCCCACCCCGCTCGGTCGCGCCCGCCGTCCTGACCGAGATTCAAGGCGCGGGCCTGCTGGGCCACGTGGGCGCCCCTCCCCTGCCCGGCAGCGTCGCGGCGGCCACCGCGTCCGACGTGGCGTGGGCCGCGCGGCTGGCGGCGCCTCCATCCCTGCCCCGGTCCGTGGCGGGCAGTGTGCTGTCGAGGATGCGGGCACAGGACGCCCCGTCGCCGCTGGCTCCGCCTCCGCTCTCTGCCCCCTCGCCGGCCGCGACCGCCTTCACGGCCCAGCCGTGGCAGTCGCCGCTGGTGCACCGGCGCAACTCCGCGCCGCTGACGCTGGTCGTGGCCCTGATGGTCGGGCTGACGCTGCTGGCCGTCACGACCGCGTGGCCGAACCTTGCGGCGGGCGCGCTGGTGCTGCGGACCCTGATCGCGCAGGTCTCCCCGCTGGCGGGCCTGGGCCTGGCGCTGCTGCTGCTCACGGCCGCGCTGGTCACATGGCGGCCCCGCCCCGCCATGCAGTGGGCCGGCGCGGGCGCCTTCGCCGTGAGCGCCCTGCTGACCCTGCCCGCCCTGGCGGACGTCGCGGCGCGGGGCGACGTGCACTTCGGGCGCAGCGTGACCGTGCAGGGTCCCGTGGAGGGCAACGTGATCGCCGTGGGCGGCAACATCGACCTGGGGCCCGGCGCCCGGGTGGGCGGCGAGGTCGTCACGCTGCTGGGCGACGTGCACCGCACGCCCGGCGCGCAGGTGGCCGGGCACGTCAGCGCCCTGCTGGGCCGCGTGCCGAGCGACCCCACGGCCGTGCAGACCGCCCCGCCGGACGGCATCGGCATGGCGACCGCCGCCGCGTTCCGCCCGGTGCTCGGCTGGCTCGGCAGCGCCGCGTGGCCGCAGGTGTTCATCACCCTGACCGGCGGCGCGCTGCTGCTGCTGTTCGTGGCGGGTCTGGCTCCCATGCTCGCCCGCCGGCAACGGCACGCGCCGGTGCGGGCGCTGGCGCTGGGCGTGCTGGTGCTCTCCGCGCTGCTGCTCCCCGCGTTCCTGCTGGCCGTGGCGGGCCTGCTGGGGCCTGCCCTGGTCGCATGCGCGCTGGCCGGCGTGCTGCTCGCCCTGGGCCTGAGCGTCAGCGCCTACGACGCCGGGCGTACGCTGGCCCGCCGCCTGAACCTCCCTGTGCCGGACGCTGTGGGCGCCCTGCTGGGCCTGAGCGCCGTGGCGGCCACGCTGGGCGAGCCGCCCCTGGCCCTGAGCGTGGCCCTGGTCGGCGGCGCGTGGGGCGCGGGCACGCTGCTCCTGACGAGAGGTGCGGGCGCGGCGCGCGCTTAA
- a CDS encoding phospholipase A2 — MTAPRLVLLLGTLALASCGQQAATPQATAPAASAPAATTNLDDAQLAALRARIAEMQGLRDDVRAGRVPAPVDDHGQALDLDQLVRTLQADLQEGLQPRPLTAAADSARLGAQAAPYAVTTYTIIASTDTFRSRYSTLRSAFPRFNWSNDGCSGPSGYTGWSDEFLWPCVQHDFGYRNARFYSSRMNETDRHWVDGQFKQHMQQVCDTLGWRKPFCYVAAQAFYTAVYFGGKSSYY, encoded by the coding sequence ATGACCGCACCCCGACTCGTCCTGCTGCTCGGCACCCTCGCCCTCGCGTCCTGCGGCCAGCAGGCGGCCACGCCGCAGGCCACCGCGCCCGCAGCGTCCGCCCCGGCGGCCACGACCAACCTCGACGACGCCCAGCTGGCCGCGCTGCGCGCCCGCATCGCGGAGATGCAGGGCCTGCGCGACGACGTGCGGGCCGGCCGGGTGCCCGCACCGGTGGACGACCACGGGCAGGCGCTCGACCTCGACCAGCTCGTGCGGACCCTGCAGGCGGATCTGCAGGAGGGCCTCCAGCCCCGCCCGCTGACCGCCGCAGCGGACAGTGCCCGGCTCGGCGCGCAGGCCGCCCCCTACGCGGTGACCACCTACACGATCATCGCGTCCACCGACACCTTCCGCAGCCGGTACTCGACCCTGCGGAGCGCCTTCCCGCGCTTCAACTGGAGCAACGACGGGTGCAGCGGTCCGTCCGGCTACACCGGCTGGAGCGACGAGTTCCTGTGGCCGTGCGTCCAGCACGACTTCGGGTACCGCAACGCCCGCTTCTACTCCTCGCGCATGAACGAGACCGACCGCCACTGGGTGGACGGCCAGTTCAAGCAGCACATGCAGCAGGTGTGCGACACCCTCGGCTGGCGCAAGCCCTTCTGCTACGTGGCGGCCCAGGCCTTCTACACCGCCGTGTACTTCGGCGGCAAGTCCTCGTACTACTGA
- a CDS encoding DUF3103 family protein, whose protein sequence is MTVITRAVPAALLAVTLALSACGQTPQTAATAGTPAVSAADAQVNAALDAFAQDLARHLQSPELRATILQQTDARFDGDRETLYAALARAPLGGGTVESLLASGPGETLHPLGTVTGSVRNLQVAVRGPAWDAATHVPLVAVAPQGGDEFAPVVAYDAQGGRHVLDGRTAPSEAVVVVGVNERVDAQGHVMIPIDVHAGAAPPSPVPSGTVPSSPGLSAQACDSWERLSSLYVRDDHEPWVRGDPEIYVQLGSNSRDGLYVGSLPDVNDENRWYTPNRDLIRWSSTTLGSWMMYLWYERDGGSSVTLTFGADVRGVNGSVSYTVADGDDQMGHAALAFGDRLSTFALDTGDVRWWRSGCK, encoded by the coding sequence ATGACCGTCATCACCCGCGCCGTCCCCGCTGCCCTCCTGGCCGTCACCCTCGCCCTGAGCGCCTGCGGGCAGACGCCGCAGACTGCAGCCACCGCCGGCACCCCGGCCGTCAGCGCCGCCGACGCGCAGGTCAATGCAGCGCTCGACGCCTTCGCACAGGACCTCGCGCGCCACCTCCAGAGCCCGGAATTGCGCGCCACCATCCTCCAGCAGACCGACGCCCGCTTCGACGGCGACCGCGAGACGCTGTACGCCGCCCTGGCCCGCGCGCCGCTCGGCGGCGGCACCGTGGAGAGCCTGCTCGCCAGCGGTCCCGGCGAGACCCTCCACCCGCTGGGCACCGTGACCGGAAGCGTCCGGAATCTTCAGGTGGCGGTACGCGGCCCGGCGTGGGACGCCGCCACCCACGTGCCACTGGTGGCGGTCGCGCCGCAGGGCGGGGACGAGTTCGCGCCGGTCGTCGCGTACGACGCGCAGGGTGGACGCCACGTGCTGGACGGCCGGACGGCGCCCAGCGAGGCCGTGGTCGTGGTCGGCGTGAACGAGCGCGTGGACGCTCAGGGCCACGTGATGATCCCCATCGACGTCCACGCCGGTGCAGCGCCGCCGAGCCCAGTACCGTCAGGCACAGTACCGTCGAGCCCGGGGCTGAGCGCGCAGGCCTGCGACAGCTGGGAGCGCCTGAGCTCGCTGTACGTACGCGACGACCATGAACCGTGGGTGCGCGGCGATCCGGAAATCTACGTGCAGCTGGGCTCGAACTCGCGCGACGGGCTGTACGTGGGCTCGCTGCCGGATGTGAACGACGAGAACCGGTGGTACACCCCGAACCGCGACCTGATCCGCTGGTCGAGCACGACGCTGGGCAGCTGGATGATGTACCTGTGGTACGAGCGCGACGGCGGCAGCAGCGTCACGCTGACCTTCGGGGCCGACGTCAGGGGCGTGAACGGCAGCGTGTCGTACACGGTCGCGGACGGCGACGACCAGATGGGCCACGCGGCGCTGGCCTTCGGGGACCGCCTGAGCACCTTCGCCCTGGACACCGGCGACGTGCGCTGGTGGCGCAGCGGCTGCAAGTGA
- a CDS encoding glucose-1-phosphate thymidylyltransferase, which yields MKAIIPAAGLGTRLRPLTFTRPKPVLRVAGQPIIRHAIRTLQDAGITDIGVVVSDITREEIQHALRNVTGVEITLINQHEQLGLGHAVLTAREWVADSDFCVYLGDNLFEFGAKPFVDHFQEERPAALIALVEVADPSSFGVAEMDGERITRLVEKPKNPPSNMAVAGLYCFTPEIFTVLDGMAPSARGEYEITDGIQGLIERGRAVVGQPVRGWWKDTGRPADLLDANRLLLERIETDIRGTVEDSVLTGRVVVPPSARVKNSKIVGPVLLAEGVVIEDAYIGPFTSIGKGSVVRNAEVEHSVLDEGASVESVHRRLQDCLIGVRAQVRGDRTMPRTHKLTISDASVVELV from the coding sequence ATGAAAGCGATCATTCCTGCAGCAGGCCTGGGAACGCGGCTGCGCCCCCTGACCTTCACGCGTCCCAAGCCCGTTCTGCGGGTCGCCGGGCAGCCCATCATCCGCCACGCCATCCGCACCCTGCAGGACGCCGGCATCACCGACATCGGCGTGGTCGTGTCGGACATCACGCGCGAGGAGATCCAGCACGCCCTGCGCAACGTCACCGGCGTGGAGATCACGCTGATCAACCAGCACGAACAGCTCGGCCTGGGCCACGCGGTCCTCACGGCCCGGGAGTGGGTGGCCGACTCGGACTTCTGCGTGTACCTGGGCGACAACCTCTTCGAGTTCGGCGCCAAGCCCTTCGTGGACCACTTTCAGGAGGAGCGCCCGGCCGCGCTGATCGCGCTGGTCGAGGTGGCCGATCCGTCGTCCTTCGGGGTGGCCGAGATGGACGGCGAGCGCATCACCCGCCTGGTCGAGAAGCCCAAGAACCCGCCCAGCAACATGGCGGTCGCCGGGCTGTACTGCTTCACGCCGGAGATCTTCACGGTGCTCGACGGCATGGCCCCCTCGGCGCGCGGCGAGTACGAGATCACCGACGGCATCCAGGGCCTGATCGAGCGCGGCCGCGCGGTGGTGGGGCAGCCGGTCAGGGGCTGGTGGAAGGACACCGGCCGCCCGGCGGACCTGCTCGACGCCAACCGCCTGCTGCTGGAGCGCATCGAGACCGACATCCGCGGCACGGTCGAGGACTCGGTGCTGACCGGGCGCGTGGTGGTGCCGCCCTCGGCGCGCGTGAAGAACAGCAAGATCGTGGGGCCGGTGCTGCTGGCCGAGGGCGTGGTGATCGAGGACGCGTACATCGGACCCTTCACCAGCATCGGCAAGGGCAGCGTGGTGCGCAACGCCGAGGTCGAGCACTCGGTGCTGGACGAGGGCGCCAGCGTGGAGAGCGTGCACCGCCGCCTGCAGGACTGCCTGATCGGTGTGCGGGCGCAGGTGCGCGGTGACCGCACCATGCCGCGCACGCACAAGCTGACCATCTCGGACGCCAGCGTCGTCGAACTGGTCTGA
- a CDS encoding response regulator produces the protein MTAGDAAVPGAIRVCVVEDQTLVRQGLRSMLGLSPDMHVVAEAEDGVQALTLVPAVRPDVLLLDYRMPHLDGLGVLRALSAQGTLPPTLILTTFDDDDLLIHGVEAGARGYLLKDVSLEVLLGAIRTVAAGGRWLQPVSTGRGRGPDAPAAPRLEDHVALTEREREVLRLMAGGYSNREIAALITTTEGTIKGYVSNILSKMGVRDRTRAVLRAMEIQLI, from the coding sequence ATGACGGCCGGCGACGCGGCCGTGCCGGGCGCGATCCGGGTGTGCGTGGTGGAGGACCAGACGCTGGTACGCCAGGGCCTGCGCTCCATGCTGGGCCTGTCGCCCGACATGCACGTGGTCGCGGAGGCCGAGGACGGCGTGCAGGCGCTGACGCTGGTGCCGGCGGTGCGGCCGGACGTGTTGCTGCTGGACTACCGCATGCCGCACCTGGACGGCCTGGGCGTACTGCGCGCGCTGTCCGCCCAGGGCACCCTGCCGCCCACCCTGATCCTCACGACCTTCGACGACGACGACCTGCTCATCCACGGCGTGGAGGCCGGCGCGCGCGGGTACCTGCTCAAGGACGTGTCGCTGGAGGTGCTGCTTGGTGCGATCCGCACGGTGGCCGCCGGGGGCCGCTGGCTCCAGCCCGTCTCGACCGGCCGTGGACGCGGTCCCGACGCGCCGGCCGCGCCCCGCCTCGAAGACCACGTGGCCCTGACCGAGCGGGAACGCGAGGTGCTGCGCCTGATGGCCGGCGGCTACTCGAACCGCGAGATCGCGGCACTGATCACGACCACCGAGGGCACGATCAAGGGGTACGTGTCGAACATCCTGTCGAAGATGGGCGTGCGCGACCGCACCCGCGCCGTGCTGCGGGCCATGGAAATCCAGCTGATCTAG
- a CDS encoding YceD family protein: protein MTDSPHIHLGSLLRASEDAHAEGTLDHLRYEQGGQMQTLTFAEPAPYDVDVNALDGHEMYLQGSFEPTLTMECARCLRPVDVPLEITLGTLMRYEPSADAPYLEEAESGEEVLVFGNPDLDLSAYLAETTLLAAPLSVLHDPACKGLCQVCGHDLNDGPCEHMAQVPVEEIDDDLGIPEGSAHAKQTPFASLADLKLPED from the coding sequence ATGACCGATTCGCCCCACATTCATCTGGGTTCCCTGCTGCGCGCCTCCGAGGACGCGCACGCCGAGGGCACCCTGGATCACCTCCGGTACGAGCAGGGCGGGCAGATGCAGACCCTGACCTTTGCGGAACCCGCTCCCTACGACGTGGACGTCAACGCCCTGGACGGCCACGAGATGTACCTGCAGGGCAGCTTCGAGCCGACCCTGACCATGGAGTGCGCCCGCTGCCTGCGCCCGGTGGACGTGCCGCTGGAGATCACGCTCGGCACCCTGATGCGCTACGAGCCGTCGGCCGACGCGCCGTACCTGGAGGAAGCCGAGTCCGGCGAGGAGGTGCTGGTCTTCGGGAATCCGGACCTGGACCTCAGCGCGTACCTGGCCGAGACGACGCTCCTGGCCGCGCCGCTGAGCGTGCTGCATGACCCGGCGTGTAAGGGCCTGTGCCAGGTGTGCGGCCACGACCTGAACGACGGGCCGTGCGAGCACATGGCGCAGGTGCCGGTCGAGGAAATCGACGACGACCTGGGCATCCCGGAGGGCAGCGCGCACGCCAAGCAGACCCCCTTCGCGTCCCTGGCGGACCTGAAGCTCCCGGAGGACTGA